ATCGCGACACGCCTGAGGTCGCCGAGCGGGCGATCGCGACACGCCTGAGGTCGCCGAGCGGGCGATCTCGACACGCCCCGGCCCTCGGTCCCCGAGGAGGTCGCCCTGGCGACCGTCTCGAGGGGTCCGGCTCCGAGACAGGACTCCTTCCTTCCTCAGCCACCGACAGCGGGTCACGGCGTACGACGACGGCCCGGTCGGCGGGGTTCGGCGTACGTCGATCGCCCGGTCGGCGGGGTGCGGCGTACGACGATCGCCCGGTCGGCGGGGTGCGGCGTACGAGAATCGCCCGGTCGGCGGGGTGCGGCGTACGACGATCGCCCGGTCGGCGGGGTTCGGCGTACGACGATCGCCCGCTCGGCGGGGTGCGGCGTACGACGATCGCCCGGTCGGGGCCACCCGGTCAGCGCGGGAGGCGGCGGCGGGAGGCGAGCTCGAAGGCGGGGCCCACGACGCGGTCCCAGATCGGCGGGGCGAGGTTGAAGGCCAGGAGCATCAGGTAGTTGCTCCAGGCCGTCTGCACCGAGCGCGAGGGCGTCCGGCCGCCGTGGGCGTGGCGCAGCACCGCGCGGGCGGCCCGCTCGGGCGAGATGGTGGGCGGCGGGGGCGTGTTGACGCCGCCGGCCGAGTCGAGGGCGCTGCCGTAGATCGGGGTGTCGACGCTGCCCGGGGCGACGTGGACGATCCGCACGCCCGGCACGTCGAGGTTCTCGATGTGGAGCTGGCGTGCCAGGGCGCGCACGCCCCACTTGCTGACGACGTACGGCGTCATCTCCGGCACGTTGATGTGGCCCAGGAGCGAGCCGACCAGCACCAGGGTGCCGCTGCCCTGCCCCCGGAGGACGGGCACGACGTGGCGCGCGACGTTGGCCGCGCCCAGCAGGTTGGTCGAGACCACCGAGTCGAAGTCCTCGGGGGTGGTGTCCTCGGTGCGGCCGTAGCTGACCACGCCCGCGCAGTGCAGCACGGCGTCGAGGTGGCCGCGCTCGCGCAGCGCCTGCTCGACGGCCTCCGCGACGGCGTCGTCGTCGGCGACGTCGGCGACCAGCACGGTCGCGCCGGCGGCGCCGGCCGCGAGGCACTCCTCGGCGACCTCCTCGAGCACCTCCTTGCGCCGCGCGAGCAGCGCGACGTGGTCGCCCTCGGCGGCGGCCTGGAGGGCGGTGGCCCGGCCGATGCCGCTCGAGGCTCCGGTGATGATGACGGTCCTGCTCATGGGGTGACCTCTGCGTCCGTAGGGTGGTGGGGATGACGACGACGACGATCGACCGAGTGGTGATGGTCGTCGGGGCGACCTCCGGGATCGGCCTCGCGGTCGCCGAGCAGGCGAGCGGGAGGGGCGAGACCGTCGTGGTCGTCGCCCGCGATCCGGGGAGGGTCGAGGAGGTCGCGGCGGGGCTGCCCGGCGAGGCGCTCGGGATCGCCCTCGACGTGGTCGACGGGGAGGCGGTGCACGCCGCCGTCGAGACCGTGGTGCGCCGCTTCGGCCGTCTGGACGCCGTGGTGACGACCGCCCAGGTGATGGCCTACGGCGACGTGGAGCAGGTGCCGCCGGAGATCGTGCAGCGGGTCGTGGACACCGCCGTGATGGGCACCCACCACCTCGCCCGCGCCGTGCTGCCGGTCTTCCGGTCGCAGGGCGGCGGCACGCTGGTGGTGGTGAGCTCGCTGCTCGCGGAGATCGCGGTGCCGCGGATGGGGATCTACAGCGCGGCCAAGTGGGGCCAGCTGGGGCTCGTGCGCTCGCTGCAGGCCGAGGTCCGCCACGAGCGCGACCTGCACGTCTGCCTGGTGCTGCCGGGGGCGATCGACACCCCGATCTACCACCAGGCCGCGACGTACGGCGGCAGCCGTGGCTCGGCCCCGCCGCCGGTCATCAGCCCCGAGTCGGTGGCCCGGACCTGCCTGGCGATGCTCGAGCGTCCCCGTCGACTGGTCCACGCCGGGCCGGTCAACCGGCTCGCGGTGATCGGCTTCCGGGCGATGCCGTGGGTCTACGACCGGGTGGCGCGTCCCATGGTCGACCTGGTGGCCCTGCGCGGACCCGCCGCCGAACCCTCCGCGGGCAACGTGCTGGAGCCGCTGCCGCGGCGCGAGGGCCTCAACGGCGGCTGGACCTTCGTGGGCCGGCTGCGCCGTGCCGACGGCCGGGCGCGCTGGCGACGCCGGTCGCGCTGAGCGCGGTGCCGGCGGCAGGACCGGCGCCAGCCGGGGCTGGCCTGCCGGGTGGGGAAGGTGCGTCATCGGTGCTCCGGTCGCGTCTGGGGCCACGGGTCGAAGCGGGGCACCTCCGAGCGTAGCCAGGCGCCCGCAACGCCCGGTCCGCCCGCGGGCCGCGCGACGCGGGTCCGGCGGGGTGCCGGGGACGCTCAGGCAGCGCTGCGATGATGCGCGGGTGAGCAAGCGCCGCGACGTCGTCATCCTGGGCTCGACCGGGTCGATCGGGACCCAGGCCCTCGACGTGGTGCGGGCGGCGCCCGAGCGCTTCCGCGTGGTCGCGCTGACCGCCGGGGGCAGCCAGCCGGAGCTCTTCGAGCAGCAGGTCGCGGAGTTCGCCCCCGCCTTCTCCGGGCTCGGGGAGGACGCCTCCGTCGAGGCCGCGTCCCTGGCCTGCGACGTCGTGCTCAACGGCATCACGGGTGCGGTCGGGCTGCGGCCCACCGTCGCCGCGCTGGAGGCCGGGTCGGTGCTGGCGCTGGCCAACAAGGAGTCGCTCATCATCGGCGGCCCGGTCGTGACCGACCTGGCGGCGCCCGGCCAGATCGTGCCGGTGGACAGCGAGCACAGCGCCCTGGCGCAGTGCCTGCGCGGCGGGACCGCCGCAGAGGTGCGCCGCCTCGTGCTCACCGCCAGCGGGGGTCCCTTCCGGGGGCGCACCCGCGAGCAGCTGGCCGAGGTCACCCCCGAGCAGGCGCTGGACCACCCGACCTGGGCCATGGGCCCGGTCGTGACCATCAACTCCGCGACCCTGGTCAACAAGGGGCTGGAGGTGATCGAGGCGCACCTGCTCTTCGACGTGCCGTACGCCGACATCGAGGTCGTCGTGCACCCCACGAGCGTCGTGCACTCGATGGTGGAGTTCACCGACGGCTCGACGCTGGCGCAGGCCAGCCCGCCGACGATGCTGATCCCGATCGCCCTCGGCCTGGCCTGGCCCGACCGGGTGCCCGGCACGGCCCCGGCCGTCGACTGGACCCGACCGCAGACCTGGGACTTCCACCCCCTCGACCACGACGCCTTCCCGGCCGTCCGGCTGGCCCGGCGCGCCGGCGAGCGGGGCGGCACCGCCCCTGCGGTCTACAACGCGGCCAACGAGGTCTGCGTCGAGGCGTTCCGCACCGGCCGGCTGCCGTTCGTGGCGATCGTGGACACGATCGGCGAGGTGCTCGCCGCCCACGACGTACGCTCGGGATCGGCCGACGCGCCCACCCCCACCGGGCCGCAGCGGCTCACCGTCGAGGACGTCCTGGCCGCCGACCGGTGGGCCCGGGACCACACCGCGAGCCTGCTGGAGGGCACCACCCGATGACCGCGCTGTTCTACCTCCTCGGCGTGCTCGTCTTCGTCGTCGGGCTGCTGGGCTCGGTGGCGCTGCACGAGGCCGGCCACCTGATCCCCGGCAAGCTGTTCAACGTCCGGGTGACGCAGTTCTTCGTCGGCTTCGGACGGACCCTGTGGTCGCGGCAGCGGGGTGAGACGGAGTACGGCCTCAAGGCGATCCCGCTCGGCGGCTACTGCAAGCTCGTCGGGATGGTGCCGCCCAACGCCGCGGACGCCGAGGCGGGTCCCGACCAGGTCCGCAGCCGCGCGACCGGCATGTTCGCCCAGCTGGTCAGCGACGCCAAGGACGCGGAGTACGAGCACGTCGACCCCCACGACCACGACCGGCTGTTCTACAACAAGCCGTGGTGGCAGCGGGTGGTCATCATGGGCTCCGGCGTCGCGATCAACCTGGTGCTGAGCTTCCTGCTCTTCGCGGTGGTCTTCATGGGCTACGGCGTCTACCAGCCGACCACCACGATCTCCTCGGTCTCGCAGTGCGTCGTGGCCACCACCGCGGCCACCGCCGACCAGCCGCCGCGCGCGTGCACCTCGTCGGACCCCGAGTCGCCGGCGAAGGCCGCGGGCTTCCGCCCCGGCGACCGGTTCGTGTCGATCAACGGCACCGCGATCGGCGGCTGGGAGCAGATGCAGGCCGCCATCCGCGACAACGGCGACCGCACCGCCACCATCGTGGTCGAGCGCGACGGCCGCGAGGTCACCCTGCGCCCCACGACGACCGTCACCACCCAGGCGACCGACCCCGAGGACCCGACCACCGTCACCGAGGTGGGCTTCCTCGGCGTGGTGCCGCTCCAGGAGCGCGAGCGCCAGGGCGTGGGGTACGTCGCCGGGCGGATGGTCGACGGCACCGTGCAGACCGCCCAGACGATCGGCACCCTGCCCGCCCGCGTGTACGACGCGGGGCAGGCCGCGCTCGGCCTCGAGGAGCGCGACCCCAACGGCCCGATGAGCGTCGTCGGGGCCGGCCGGGTCGCGGGCGAGCTGGCCTCGGAGGACCGGATCCCGGTGCTCGACCGGTTCTTCCTCATCGTCGGCCTGCTCGCCGGGCTCAACCTGTTCCTGGGCCTGGTCAACCTGCTGCCGCTGCCGCCCTTCGACGGCGGCGGGATCGCCACGACGCTCTACGAGACCGCGCGTCGCCGCATCGCCCGGGCGCGCGGCAAGCCCGACCCCGGCGGGGTCGACAGCGCCCGGCTGCTGCCCCTGACGTACGCCATGGCAGCGGTGATCCTGCTGGTCAGCGTGGTGCTGATCTTCGCCGACGTGCTGGCGCCGGTGAGCCTGTCGTAGCGACTCCTAGACTGGGGTCATGACTTCTGTGTCCCTCGGCATGCCCGCGGCCCCGCCGCCGGTGCTCGCCCCCCGCCGCCAGACCCGCCAGATCCAGGTCGGCAAGGTGGGTGTCGGCAGCGAGTCGCCCGTCTCGGTGCAGTCGATGACGACCACGCTCACCTCCGACGTCAACTCCACCCTCCAGCAGATCGCCGAGCTGACCGCCTCGGGCTGCGACATCGTGCGGGTGGCCTGCCCCTCGCAGGACGACGCCGACGCGCTGCCCGCGATCGCGACCAAGTCGCAGATCCCGGTCATCGCCGACATCCACTTCCAGCCGAAGTACGTCTACGCCGCGATCGAGGCCGGCTGCGCCGCCGTGCGCGTCAACCCGGGCAACATCCGCAAGTTCGACGACCAGGTCAAGGAGATCGCCCGGACCGCCAAGGACCACGGCACCTCGATCCGGATCGGCGTCAACGCGGGCTCGCTCGACAAGCGGATCATGGACAAGTACGGCAAGGCCACGCCCGAGGCGCTGGTCGAGTCGGCCGTGTGGGAGGCCTCGCTCTTCGAGGAGCACGACTTCCACGACTTCAAGATCTCGGTCAAGCACAACGACCCGGTCGTGATGGTGCGCGCCTACGAGCTGCTCGCCGAGGCGGGCGACTGGCCGCTGCACCTCGGCGTCACCGAGGCCGGTCCGGCCTTCCAGGGCACGATCAAGTCGGCCACCGCCTTCGGGGCGCTGCTGTCCCAGGGCATCGGCGACACCATCCGCGTCTCGCTGTCCGCGCCCCCGGTCGAGGAGGTCAAGGTCGGCATCCAGATCCTGCAGTCGCTCAACCTGCGGCCCCGCAAGCTCGAGATCGTCTCGTGCCCCTCCTGCGGGCGGGCCCAGGTCGACGTCTACAAGCTGGCCGAGGAGGTCACCTCCGGCCTCGAGGGCATGGAGGTCCCGCTGCGCGTGGCCGTCATGGGCTGCGTCGTCAACGGCCCCGGCGAGGCCCGCGAGGCCGACCTGGGCGTCGCCTCGGGCAACGGCAAGGGCCAGATCTTCGTCAAGGGCGAGGTCGTCAAGACCGTCCCCGAGTCGCAGATCGTGGAGACGCTCATCGAGGAGGCGCTGCGCATCGCCGAGACGATGGAGGCCACCGAGGGCGCCTCGGCCGAGGTCACCGTCGGCTGACCAGTCGGCGCGGCCGCCTCACCACACCGTGTAGAAGAGCTGCTGCACCACCAGCGCGGTCAGCAGCTGCAGGCCCAGACCCCAGCGGCGCCACCGCTCGGGCAGCAGGGCGCACGAGACGAGCAGCCACGGCATGAACGGCAGCCAGATCCGCTCGACCTCCGCCTTGCTCATGCCCGACGCGTCGGCGGCGGCCACCATCACCACGGCCGCCCCGGCGAGCAGCAGCGGGGCGTGGTCGCGGCGCAGCCACGCCCGGGGGCGTGCCGCCAGGTGGGCCACCCCGGCGGCGACCAGCGGGCCCGCGCTGATGACGAGCAGTGCCAGGTTGGCCCAGCGCCAGTAGTCCTCCGGCCGGTCCTTGGCGATGCCCTCCTCGTAGCGCTCGACCAGCGCGGGGTAGAAGTCCCACCACGCCCAGCCGGCGGCGGCGAAGCCCAGCACGACGACCAGGGCGGCGCCGGCGGCCAGCGGCAGCGGCCGCCAGGAGCGCCCGGCCACCAGCACGGCGACGGCGAGCAGGCCCATGAGCGGCATGCCGTAGGACATCATCACCAGCATCCCGAGCAGCAGGCCCGCGAGCAGCGACCAGCCGACGCCGCGGCGCCTGTCCCGGCGCTGCTTCCGGTCGTGCGCCTTCGGGGTGGACGCGCGGGCGAGGGCGGCGGTGCCCAGCGCCAGGCACGCGATGCCCCAGGCGGCGACGGCGGCGAACACCGCGTCGCCCGAGACGGCCATGAAGACCGCGGTCGGCGCGACCACCAGGAAGGGGGCCGCGCGTCGGGCGGTCGCCTCCGCGCCCAGGGCACGCAGCGTCACCAGCACCGCGAGCGCGGTGGTCGCGGCCAGCAGCGTCACCACCACCCCGGCGGCCAGGTCGCCGCCGAGGCCGACCTTGACCAGCGCGACGAAGAACAGCAGCGCGGCGGGCGGGTGGCCCGCGACGTGGGTGGGGAACGCGTCGGGGGAGTCCAGCGGCATCCGCTCGAGCCAGGTGGAGAACAGGGTGCCGAGACCGCCGACGTCGCGGGCGGTGGTGAGGTACTCGTAGGGGTTGCCCAGCTGGCGCGAGAGGCCGGCGGTGCCGTCGACCAGCGCGAGCGACAGCATCCAGGCCAGGCCGGCGGCGTAGCCCACGACCAGCAGCCGGCGCCAGGGCAGCCGCTCGGCCAGCCCCGCGGCGTACCTCCAGCTGAGCAGGGCCAGCAGCACCGCCGGCGCCGTGCCGGGGCCGAACCACTTCGGCTCCCACAGGCCGTGCAGCGGCGGGACGGCACGGTCGGAGGCCGAGCGCGGGGCCCGTGAGTAGACCTCCTCGCCGCTGTGCCCGGGATACCAGAACGACCACGCCACCAGGCCGACCGCGACCGCCAGGCCGAGCCACGGCAGCAGGCGGGGGAGCATCGACCGCACCCGGTCGCCCCGGTCGCCGCCGGGGGCGCGGGAGGAGGCCCCGGAGGAGGACGAGCGGTCGGTGAGGGCAGCCACGGGGGCGAGCATGGCAGGTGGGGGCCAAGCACCGCCCGCGGATCGGGCGGGTCGGCCGGGCTAGCCGGCGGCCGTCAGCGCCCGGCGCACGACGAGCTCGGCGGCGTGCCCCTGGCGCCACGCCCTGCTCTCGCGGGAGAGGAACGCGAGGTCCTTGAGCGCCTTGGCCCGGGACTTCTTCTCCGACAGGTCGACCACGGTCGCCTGCTGCCAGGCGGGGTCCTGGTCGGCGGCCGCCTGCTCGGCGCGGCGCTCCATCGTCCGCAGCGCGGCCTCGACCTGGGCCGCGGTCGGGGCGCCGCGCCCGGCCTTCCCCGAGGGTCGGGCGTACGCCGCGGCGCGCTCGCCCACCCGGTCGAGCTGGTAGGCGAGGTCGTAGGGCCGCAGCGTCGTGACGAACGCCGCCAGGCTCGTCAGCTGGGTCTTCTCGGCGGCCAGCGTCCGCTCGCAGTCCGAGGCCTTCGCGGTGGTGGCGTAGTAGTCGACCGACGCGGCGATGCTGGTCGTGCGCCCCGGCAGGGAGGAGGGGTGCTCGTCGTCACCGTCGGGCAGCCGGTCGCCGAGCGCGCGCCACTGGTCGCGGCAGTCCTGGTCGGCGGCGCTCGCGGTGGGGGTGTCGGACGCGTCACCGGTGCCACCGGACCCGCCGTCGCCACCGCCGCAGCCCCCGAGCAACAGGCCCCCGACGACCAGCGGGGCCAGCAGCGGCAGCAGCCGTGGCGCCGACGGTGAGACCCGCGGGCGGGCGGGTCGCGAGCAGGCGGCAGGAGGGGTGCGGCGCATGGCGTCACCGTAGTGCTCGGCGCCCCCGCTGACCGGCGAACCGGCCGAGCACGGGTGCCGTAGGCTCGCGCCGTGGTCAGGACCAGCCAGAGCGTGCGCGTCCTCGGCCCGGCCGACGTGGAGGCCGCCCTCGCGGTCATCGCGCGTGACCCGGTGGTCAACGTCTTCGCCGACTACCGCACCCGGCTGACCCAGCTCGACCCGCGCTGGCTCGGTGGCGAGATGTGGGGCTACCACGAGGGCGACGAGCTGGTCTCGCTGTGCCACGTGGGGGCCAACCTGGTGCCGGTCGGCGCCGGTCCGGAGGCCTGCGCGGCGTTCGCCGAGCGCGCGATGCGCTCCGGTCCGCGCAGCTCGACCCTGGTGGGCCCGCGCGAGGCCGTCGAGCAGATGTGGGACGACCTGGCCACCCACTGGCCGGCGCCGCGCGAGCTGCGCTGGGACCAGCCGCACCTCGAGGCCCTGCGACCCGCCGAGGTGGCCTCCGACCCGGCCGTGCGACGCACCACGCGCGAGCAGGCCACGACCCTCTACCCGGCCTGCGTGGCGATGTACACCGAGGAGGTGGGCATCTCCCCGGAGGTCGACGGCGGGCGCGACCTCTACCGGGCGCGGGTCAACCAGCTGATCGGCCGCGGCTGGTCGTTCTCGCGGATCGAGGACGGCCGGGTGCTGTTCAAGGCCGAGGTCGCCTGCGCCAGCCCGTCGGCCTGCCAGGTCCAGGGCGTGTACGTCGATCCCGAGCTGCGCGGCCAGGGCCTCGCGACGGCGGGGATGGCGGCCGTGGTGGAGGCCTGCCAGCGCGAGATCGCCCCGTCGGTGTCGCTCTACGTCAACGCCCACAACACCGCGGCGCGGGCGGCGTACGCCCGGGCGGGGTTCGTCCAGACCGAGACGTTCTCGACGATCATGTTCTGAGCAGGTCGGGTCCACCTGCTGCTCACCTCCCAGGTGGTTGCCAGATGCAACCGTGGTGGAGTCTGCTGGTCCTCTCCCACCCGGGAGACCGACCGAGGAGCAGCTCCGTGACCTCTCACCTCCGCCTCAGCGCCGCCGCGCTCACCGTGCTCGCGGCCACCGCGTCCGCCACCGTCGGGCTCGCGCCCGCGCACGCCACGTCCGCGCCGCAGCGGGCGCACCAGTCCCGCACCACCCCGGCCCGCACGACCCCGGCCCGCGCCCAGTCCCGCACCACCCCGGCGCGGGTGCGCCGGGCGACCGGGCGGCTGCCGGGCGGCTACCGGCACCTCGTCGTGATCTACGAGGAGAACCACTCCTTCGACAACCTCTACGGCACGTGGGGGCCGGTGGGCGGCCGGGCCGTCGACGGGCTCGCGAACGCCACCCGCGCGCAGGAGACCCAGGTCGGCCAGGACGGCCAGCCCTACGGCTGCCTGCCCCAGGACGACGTCAACCTGACCGCGCCGCCGCTCTCGGACCTGTGCCAGGACCGCGCCCACCAGGTCACCGCCGGCCACTTCGGCAACCGGCCCTTCACCATCGACGACGTCATCGCGCCCGAGGACCGCACCTGCCCCGCGCCGGGCACCTCCGCGCCCAACGGCGTGCTGGAGGACTCGCCCGGCGCCGAGCCGGGCGGCTGCACCCGCGACATCGTGCACCGCTTCTACCAGGAGCAGTACCAGCTCGACGGGGGCAAGCAGGACCGCTACACCACCGGTTCCGACGCGCTCGGCCTCACCCAGGGCACCTACGACACCCGCCGGCTGCCGATCTGGCGCTACCTGCACTCCCGGGGCGCCCCGAAGTACACGCTGGCCGACCGCTTCTTCCAGGCCGCCTTCGGCGGGTCGTTCCTCAACCACCAGTTCCTGGTGGCCGCCCGGGCGCCGATCGACACCTCGGCGGCCACCGACGGGGCCCGCAACTCGGTGCTCGACTCCAACGGGATGCCGACCTCCTACCCGCAGTACACCGCCACCGGACCGGTGGTCGACGACCGCCTGACGCAGTCGTGCGCCGACCCCGAGGCCGACGACGCCACCCGCGCCTGCGGCGACTTCGCCGTCAACACCATCCAGCCCGGCTCGGCGCCCCACGGCTCCGGGCCGGCCATGGCGCTGGTCGACGACGCGAAGTACCCCACGATCGGCGACCGGCTCAGCGCCAAGGGGATCTCGTGGGGCTGGTACTCCGGCGGCTGGGACGACGCCGTCGCCGGCCGGCCCGGTGCGCTCTTCCAGTACCACCACCAGCCGCTCAACTACTTCCGCACCACCGCCGAGGGCGGCCCGCTGCGCTCGCACCTGCGCGACGAGAAGCGCTTCATCGCCTCCGCCAGGGCCGGCCGGCTCCCGGCCGTGTCCTTCGTCAAGCCCTACGGCGCGGAGAACGAGCACCCCGGCTACGCCAGCGAGTCCACCGGCTCGGACCACCTCGTCGACCTGCTCGAGACGATCCGGCGCGGCCCGCAGGCGCGCTCCACGCTGGTGGTCGTGACCTACGACGAGTTCGGCGGGCAGTGGGACCACGTGGCGCCGCCGAAGGGCGACGCCTTCGGTCCCGGCACCCGGATCCCGGCGCTGGTCCTCGGTGGCCGGCAGCGGCGCTCCTCGGTCGACCACACGACGTACGACACCACCTCGATCCTGGCCACCATCGAGCACAGCTACGGCCTGCGGCCGCTGTCCCCGCGCGACGCGCGGGTGCGGGACCTGCGGGCGGCGGTGCGGGTGGGCCGGCGCTGAACCCCCGGTCACAGGGGCCTGGGGAGTCGTTAGCCTTGCGCGGTGAAGTCTCCCCAGGTCCTCCGGATGTCGTCCCTGTTCGTGCGCACGCTGCGCGAGGACCCCGTCGACGCCGAGGTGCCCAGCCACCGGCTGCTGGTCCGCGCGGGCTACATCCGTCGGGCCGCGCCCGGCATCTACACCTGGCTGCCGCTCGGCCTGCGCGTCTTCCGCAAGGTCGAGGCGATCGTGCGCGAGGAGATGGACGCCATGGGCGCCCAGGAGCTGCAGTTCCCGGCGCTGCTGCCCCGCGAGCCCTACGAGGCGACCAACCGCTGGACCGAGTACGGC
This genomic interval from Nocardioides scoriae contains the following:
- a CDS encoding SDR family NAD(P)-dependent oxidoreductase; translation: MTTTTIDRVVMVVGATSGIGLAVAEQASGRGETVVVVARDPGRVEEVAAGLPGEALGIALDVVDGEAVHAAVETVVRRFGRLDAVVTTAQVMAYGDVEQVPPEIVQRVVDTAVMGTHHLARAVLPVFRSQGGGTLVVVSSLLAEIAVPRMGIYSAAKWGQLGLVRSLQAEVRHERDLHVCLVLPGAIDTPIYHQAATYGGSRGSAPPPVISPESVARTCLAMLERPRRLVHAGPVNRLAVIGFRAMPWVYDRVARPMVDLVALRGPAAEPSAGNVLEPLPRREGLNGGWTFVGRLRRADGRARWRRRSR
- a CDS encoding GNAT family N-acetyltransferase, which encodes MVRTSQSVRVLGPADVEAALAVIARDPVVNVFADYRTRLTQLDPRWLGGEMWGYHEGDELVSLCHVGANLVPVGAGPEACAAFAERAMRSGPRSSTLVGPREAVEQMWDDLATHWPAPRELRWDQPHLEALRPAEVASDPAVRRTTREQATTLYPACVAMYTEEVGISPEVDGGRDLYRARVNQLIGRGWSFSRIEDGRVLFKAEVACASPSACQVQGVYVDPELRGQGLATAGMAAVVEACQREIAPSVSLYVNAHNTAARAAYARAGFVQTETFSTIMF
- a CDS encoding alkaline phosphatase family protein, whose protein sequence is MTSHLRLSAAALTVLAATASATVGLAPAHATSAPQRAHQSRTTPARTTPARAQSRTTPARVRRATGRLPGGYRHLVVIYEENHSFDNLYGTWGPVGGRAVDGLANATRAQETQVGQDGQPYGCLPQDDVNLTAPPLSDLCQDRAHQVTAGHFGNRPFTIDDVIAPEDRTCPAPGTSAPNGVLEDSPGAEPGGCTRDIVHRFYQEQYQLDGGKQDRYTTGSDALGLTQGTYDTRRLPIWRYLHSRGAPKYTLADRFFQAAFGGSFLNHQFLVAARAPIDTSAATDGARNSVLDSNGMPTSYPQYTATGPVVDDRLTQSCADPEADDATRACGDFAVNTIQPGSAPHGSGPAMALVDDAKYPTIGDRLSAKGISWGWYSGGWDDAVAGRPGALFQYHHQPLNYFRTTAEGGPLRSHLRDEKRFIASARAGRLPAVSFVKPYGAENEHPGYASESTGSDHLVDLLETIRRGPQARSTLVVVTYDEFGGQWDHVAPPKGDAFGPGTRIPALVLGGRQRRSSVDHTTYDTTSILATIEHSYGLRPLSPRDARVRDLRAAVRVGRR
- a CDS encoding glycosyltransferase 87 family protein produces the protein MAALTDRSSSSGASSRAPGGDRGDRVRSMLPRLLPWLGLAVAVGLVAWSFWYPGHSGEEVYSRAPRSASDRAVPPLHGLWEPKWFGPGTAPAVLLALLSWRYAAGLAERLPWRRLLVVGYAAGLAWMLSLALVDGTAGLSRQLGNPYEYLTTARDVGGLGTLFSTWLERMPLDSPDAFPTHVAGHPPAALLFFVALVKVGLGGDLAAGVVVTLLAATTALAVLVTLRALGAEATARRAAPFLVVAPTAVFMAVSGDAVFAAVAAWGIACLALGTAALARASTPKAHDRKQRRDRRRGVGWSLLAGLLLGMLVMMSYGMPLMGLLAVAVLVAGRSWRPLPLAAGAALVVVLGFAAAGWAWWDFYPALVERYEEGIAKDRPEDYWRWANLALLVISAGPLVAAGVAHLAARPRAWLRRDHAPLLLAGAAVVMVAAADASGMSKAEVERIWLPFMPWLLVSCALLPERWRRWGLGLQLLTALVVQQLFYTVW
- a CDS encoding M50 family metallopeptidase; translation: MTALFYLLGVLVFVVGLLGSVALHEAGHLIPGKLFNVRVTQFFVGFGRTLWSRQRGETEYGLKAIPLGGYCKLVGMVPPNAADAEAGPDQVRSRATGMFAQLVSDAKDAEYEHVDPHDHDRLFYNKPWWQRVVIMGSGVAINLVLSFLLFAVVFMGYGVYQPTTTISSVSQCVVATTAATADQPPRACTSSDPESPAKAAGFRPGDRFVSINGTAIGGWEQMQAAIRDNGDRTATIVVERDGREVTLRPTTTVTTQATDPEDPTTVTEVGFLGVVPLQERERQGVGYVAGRMVDGTVQTAQTIGTLPARVYDAGQAALGLEERDPNGPMSVVGAGRVAGELASEDRIPVLDRFFLIVGLLAGLNLFLGLVNLLPLPPFDGGGIATTLYETARRRIARARGKPDPGGVDSARLLPLTYAMAAVILLVSVVLIFADVLAPVSLS
- a CDS encoding SDR family NAD(P)-dependent oxidoreductase, with product MSRTVIITGASSGIGRATALQAAAEGDHVALLARRKEVLEEVAEECLAAGAAGATVLVADVADDDAVAEAVEQALRERGHLDAVLHCAGVVSYGRTEDTTPEDFDSVVSTNLLGAANVARHVVPVLRGQGSGTLVLVGSLLGHINVPEMTPYVVSKWGVRALARQLHIENLDVPGVRIVHVAPGSVDTPIYGSALDSAGGVNTPPPPTISPERAARAVLRHAHGGRTPSRSVQTAWSNYLMLLAFNLAPPIWDRVVGPAFELASRRRLPR
- a CDS encoding 1-deoxy-D-xylulose-5-phosphate reductoisomerase, with protein sequence MSKRRDVVILGSTGSIGTQALDVVRAAPERFRVVALTAGGSQPELFEQQVAEFAPAFSGLGEDASVEAASLACDVVLNGITGAVGLRPTVAALEAGSVLALANKESLIIGGPVVTDLAAPGQIVPVDSEHSALAQCLRGGTAAEVRRLVLTASGGPFRGRTREQLAEVTPEQALDHPTWAMGPVVTINSATLVNKGLEVIEAHLLFDVPYADIEVVVHPTSVVHSMVEFTDGSTLAQASPPTMLIPIALGLAWPDRVPGTAPAVDWTRPQTWDFHPLDHDAFPAVRLARRAGERGGTAPAVYNAANEVCVEAFRTGRLPFVAIVDTIGEVLAAHDVRSGSADAPTPTGPQRLTVEDVLAADRWARDHTASLLEGTTR
- the ispG gene encoding flavodoxin-dependent (E)-4-hydroxy-3-methylbut-2-enyl-diphosphate synthase: MTSVSLGMPAAPPPVLAPRRQTRQIQVGKVGVGSESPVSVQSMTTTLTSDVNSTLQQIAELTASGCDIVRVACPSQDDADALPAIATKSQIPVIADIHFQPKYVYAAIEAGCAAVRVNPGNIRKFDDQVKEIARTAKDHGTSIRIGVNAGSLDKRIMDKYGKATPEALVESAVWEASLFEEHDFHDFKISVKHNDPVVMVRAYELLAEAGDWPLHLGVTEAGPAFQGTIKSATAFGALLSQGIGDTIRVSLSAPPVEEVKVGIQILQSLNLRPRKLEIVSCPSCGRAQVDVYKLAEEVTSGLEGMEVPLRVAVMGCVVNGPGEAREADLGVASGNGKGQIFVKGEVVKTVPESQIVETLIEEALRIAETMEATEGASAEVTVG